In the Terriglobales bacterium genome, CAGCCGCTCCAGCATGAACTTGCCCGCCAGGGCGGCGTGCCAGGAGGTGCCGCAGGCCGCGATCTGGATCTTCTTCAGCGCCCGGAACTCGGCCTCGGTGATCTCCATCTCCTCCAGGAAAACCTTGCCGGAATCGAGCGAGACGCGGCCCAGGGTGGTGTCGCGCACCGCCCGCGGCTGCTCGTAGATCTCCTTGAGCATGAAGTGCTTGAAGCCGCCCTTCTCCGCCATGATTGGGTCCCAGGTGATGTGCTGCACCTGGCGCACGATGGGCTGGCCGTCGAAGTCGGTGAGCTGCACGCCGGCGGGGGTGATCACCGCCAGGTCGCCGTCGGCGAGGAAGAAGAGGTCGCGGGTGTGGTAGAGGATGGCGGGCACGTCGGAGGCCACGAAGTACTCGTCCTTGCCCAGCCCGATGACCGCCGGGGGGCCGTTGCGCGCGGCCACGATCTTGTTGGGTTCGTCCACCGCGATCACCGCCAGCGCGAAGACCCCGGTCAATTCTTTCACCGTCTTGCGCACCGCCTCTTCCAGCGAGGCCTGGCGGCCGTCGCCCGGGCGGAAGTGGTACTTCTCCACCAGGTGGGCGATGACCTCGGTGTCGGTCTCGGTGGAGAACTTGTGGCCCTCCTCGGCCAGCTTCTTCTTGAGCGCCAGGTAGTTCTCGATGATGCCGTTGTGCACCACCACGATCTTGCCGGTGCAGTCGCGGTGCGGGTGGGCGTTCTCCTCGGTGGGGCGCCCGT is a window encoding:
- a CDS encoding isomerizing glutamine--fructose-6-phosphate transaminase; amino-acid sequence: MCGIVGYVGKKRVVPVILDGLKRLEYRGYDSAGIAVAGNGEGLQVRRAEGKLRNLEEAIRLKPLDGTYGIGHTRWATHGRPTEENAHPHRDCTGKIVVVHNGIIENYLALKKKLAEEGHKFSTETDTEVIAHLVEKYHFRPGDGRQASLEEAVRKTVKELTGVFALAVIAVDEPNKIVAARNGPPAVIGLGKDEYFVASDVPAILYHTRDLFFLADGDLAVITPAGVQLTDFDGQPIVRQVQHITWDPIMAEKGGFKHFMLKEIYEQPRAVRDTTLGRVSLDSGKVFLEEMEITEAEFRALKKIQIAACGTSWHAALAGKFMLERL